A window of Eubacteriaceae bacterium ES3 contains these coding sequences:
- a CDS encoding methylenetetrahydrofolate reductase: MRITELFDKGEFVVTAEVGPPKGVEIDHLIKDAHEYLKTRVHALNVTDNQSSVMRTGSLATCKVLKDEGLLPIFQVTCRDRNRIALQSDILSAALLGIENLLLLTGDYTTLGDHPQAKPVFDLDSVSLTYAVKRLEEGFDLAGNEVDGTPPKFAKGAVVSPCSDSVDVQLAKMEAKVKAGAQYFQTQGVYEPEKFFDFMERAKQFDVPVQLGVIIPKNVGMCRYMNANVAGVHVPEDMIEELKKDKERTKSGDVGVELCAKIIKECKDHCQGVHIMSLGWENRIPEILDLAGVAPIK, translated from the coding sequence ATGAGAATAACTGAATTGTTCGATAAAGGTGAGTTTGTAGTTACTGCCGAAGTTGGGCCACCAAAAGGGGTTGAGATTGATCATCTGATTAAAGATGCGCATGAATATTTAAAAACCAGAGTTCATGCACTAAATGTAACTGATAATCAGTCTTCTGTTATGAGAACGGGTTCGCTGGCTACTTGTAAAGTATTAAAAGATGAAGGCTTGCTGCCGATTTTCCAGGTTACCTGCCGTGACCGAAATAGAATTGCTTTGCAGTCAGATATCCTAAGTGCAGCACTTCTGGGGATTGAAAATCTACTGCTTTTAACTGGCGATTACACAACATTAGGTGATCATCCACAGGCGAAACCGGTTTTTGATCTTGATTCTGTATCTTTAACCTATGCTGTTAAACGTCTTGAGGAAGGATTTGACCTTGCTGGTAACGAAGTGGATGGAACACCACCAAAGTTTGCTAAAGGTGCTGTTGTTTCTCCTTGTAGCGATTCCGTTGATGTTCAGCTTGCAAAAATGGAAGCAAAAGTCAAAGCTGGAGCTCAATATTTCCAAACTCAGGGAGTATATGAACCAGAAAAATTCTTTGATTTTATGGAAAGAGCAAAACAATTTGATGTACCAGTACAATTAGGGGTGATCATTCCTAAAAATGTTGGAATGTGTCGCTATATGAATGCTAATGTCGCTGGCGTTCATGTTCCTGAAGATATGATTGAAGAGCTTAAAAAAGACAAAGAACGTACTAAGTCTGGTGATGTTGGAGTTGAACTTTGCGCTAAAATAATTAAAGAGTGTAAGGACCATTGTCAGGGTGTTCATATTATGTCTCTTGGATGGGAAAATAGAATTCCTGAAATACTAGACCTTGCTGGTGTAGCACCGATTAAATAA
- a CDS encoding UPF0182 family protein, with product MTIKKRGLWIGLGVAACLLMVLLSLNHFYVDYLWFDEAGYTEIFFKELITKLQLGIPIFIVLSVIMFFFIRFLKGKIGLTIGDNKTKKSWITFFYALLVLGVSLLMTVFVINRIWYEFLEFTNQTVFNVTDPIFNKDLGFYIYTVPFLESLYNIIRFFYTGLALIVLVAYGYLSLKNHFDLSNQQNLEDLKNNSGRFIKDLITNNIKLVGILLGIFLILLVPQYIFEAFDLLYSSSGIVVGAGASDVDVGLKVVIIKAVLAFAMGLMVIWAGYQKKFRLLLSGPVVLIVITVVGTLGQAAYESLIVVPNQLVKEEAYIAYNINFTQTAYDLLEVEVVEFSGDQTLTAEDIAENEITIENIPINDQDPTQDMYNSLQGIRNYYQFYDVDVDRYMIDDEYTQVFLGAREMNNDLLPDEAKTWVNQHLKYTHGFGLAMSPVNKTTATGQPELIIKDIPPSSEYSELTIEEPRIYFGESDDDYIITNCTTAEFDYPQGENNQETIYSGSAGINMSFFNRLSFALYYGSPELLLANEITSDSKMIFRRNLIDRISTIAPFLSYDSDPYLVVADGRLYWIIDAFTSSDRYPYSQSFNEAGDNYVRNSVKVVVDAYNGDVTFYQVEDEPLIDTFGNIYSEWLTDLSEMPESIRIHTRYSKTLFDIQSEIYKTYHMSNPQVFYNKEDQWETATQFYETEKSEVLLPSSYIMMKLPEREEEFMLTTTFTPKNKDNMNAWLAGVSDGEDYGKLILYQFPKQQLIYGPMQIEQRIDQDTTISPQLTLLSQQGSRVLRGNMMPIPIENAIVYVEPVYIQASSGDNNLPEVKKVILSYQDRMIMADSLGEGIEQLFGVTSDGQPEESSSVQQDGNVSTSLVSQANALFDEAQAAQQAGDWALYGQKLDELEAVLKNMQNQTTE from the coding sequence ATGACAATTAAGAAAAGAGGATTGTGGATTGGCCTTGGTGTAGCAGCCTGTTTATTGATGGTACTTCTATCGTTGAATCATTTTTATGTTGATTATCTCTGGTTTGATGAAGCTGGATATACTGAAATATTTTTTAAAGAGCTGATCACCAAACTGCAATTAGGTATTCCTATTTTTATCGTTCTGTCGGTGATTATGTTTTTCTTTATTCGCTTTTTAAAAGGAAAAATTGGCTTAACCATTGGTGATAACAAGACAAAAAAATCATGGATTACTTTCTTTTATGCACTCCTAGTTTTAGGGGTTTCTTTGTTGATGACGGTTTTTGTCATCAACAGAATCTGGTATGAATTTCTGGAGTTCACTAATCAGACGGTTTTTAATGTCACAGATCCGATTTTTAATAAGGATTTAGGGTTTTATATTTATACTGTGCCGTTTCTTGAGAGCCTATATAATATTATACGTTTCTTTTATACTGGGTTAGCACTGATTGTTTTGGTGGCTTATGGTTATTTATCGCTAAAAAATCACTTTGATTTATCAAATCAGCAGAATCTAGAAGATCTTAAAAATAATTCCGGACGTTTTATAAAAGACCTGATTACCAATAATATAAAACTTGTTGGTATCCTCCTTGGGATATTCTTAATCTTACTGGTACCGCAGTATATTTTTGAAGCTTTTGATTTGCTCTATTCAAGCAGTGGTATTGTAGTGGGAGCTGGAGCCAGTGATGTTGATGTGGGTTTAAAAGTTGTGATCATAAAGGCTGTGCTTGCATTTGCAATGGGTCTTATGGTGATTTGGGCCGGATATCAGAAGAAATTCAGACTGCTTCTTAGTGGTCCGGTTGTCTTGATTGTGATTACAGTGGTTGGAACTCTTGGTCAGGCAGCGTATGAGTCATTGATTGTGGTGCCGAACCAGTTGGTTAAGGAAGAAGCTTATATAGCATATAATATTAATTTTACCCAGACAGCCTATGATCTTTTGGAGGTAGAAGTAGTTGAATTCTCGGGTGATCAGACATTAACCGCTGAAGATATCGCCGAAAATGAGATAACGATAGAAAATATTCCAATAAATGATCAGGATCCTACCCAGGATATGTACAACTCTTTGCAGGGGATCAGAAACTATTATCAGTTTTATGATGTTGATGTAGATCGTTACATGATTGATGACGAATATACCCAGGTGTTTTTGGGAGCCCGTGAGATGAACAACGATCTTTTGCCGGATGAAGCAAAAACGTGGGTTAATCAACACCTTAAATACACTCACGGCTTTGGTTTAGCCATGTCACCAGTAAATAAAACGACTGCTACTGGGCAACCGGAGTTGATTATTAAAGATATTCCGCCAAGTTCAGAATATTCAGAGCTTACGATTGAAGAACCGCGGATATATTTTGGGGAAAGTGATGATGATTACATTATAACCAACTGTACTACCGCTGAGTTTGATTACCCACAAGGGGAGAACAATCAGGAAACAATATATTCCGGCTCGGCTGGAATCAATATGTCGTTTTTCAACCGGTTATCCTTTGCCCTTTATTATGGTTCGCCGGAACTTCTTTTGGCTAATGAAATCACTTCGGACAGCAAGATGATTTTTAGACGTAATCTCATTGATCGGATTTCAACCATTGCGCCATTCCTATCTTACGATAGTGATCCTTATCTCGTCGTTGCTGATGGACGTTTGTACTGGATAATCGATGCTTTTACCAGCAGTGATCGTTACCCTTATTCCCAGTCTTTTAATGAAGCGGGGGATAATTATGTCAGAAATTCTGTTAAAGTTGTAGTAGATGCGTATAATGGTGATGTTACCTTTTATCAGGTTGAAGATGAACCCTTGATTGATACGTTTGGAAACATTTATTCGGAGTGGCTGACAGACCTTTCTGAAATGCCGGAGTCAATTAGAATTCATACCAGGTATTCTAAAACCCTATTTGATATACAGTCAGAAATTTATAAGACATACCATATGTCTAACCCGCAGGTGTTCTATAACAAGGAAGACCAATGGGAAACAGCGACTCAGTTTTATGAAACAGAGAAATCTGAAGTGCTGCTGCCTTCGTCCTATATTATGATGAAACTTCCTGAGCGGGAAGAGGAATTCATGTTGACCACAACGTTTACACCTAAGAATAAAGATAATATGAATGCATGGCTGGCAGGTGTTTCTGATGGTGAGGATTATGGAAAACTGATTTTATATCAGTTCCCTAAGCAACAGCTGATTTATGGTCCGATGCAAATAGAGCAGCGGATTGATCAGGACACCACAATATCGCCGCAGCTGACGCTTTTAAGTCAGCAGGGATCACGGGTGCTTCGCGGAAACATGATGCCGATTCCAATTGAGAATGCTATAGTTTATGTTGAGCCGGTGTATATTCAGGCTTCTAGTGGCGATAATAATTTACCGGAAGTGAAGAAAGTTATTCTGTCCTATCAGGATCGAATGATTATGGCGGATTCACTAGGTGAAGGAATTGAACAGTTATTTGGTGTTACATCAGATGGACAGCCTGAAGAATCATCTTCAGTGCAGCAGGATGGAAATGTTTCGACCAGTCTGGTTTCGCAGGCAAACGCCTTATTTGATGAAGCTCAGGCTGCTCAGCAGGCTGGCGACTGGGCCCTTTATGGCCAAAAATTAGATGAACTGGAAGCGGTTCTGAAAAATATGCAAAACCAAACTACAGAGTAA
- the lpdA gene encoding dihydrolipoyl dehydrogenase, protein MKIIVIGAGPGGYEAAIMAAKLGAEVTVVEKNLPGGTCLNRGCIPTKALLATADALDIMHNAKQFGLTLNEKAEADFKAVMERKNKVVSGLVKGIEFLFKANNVTMVKGVGSLVDKNTVEVTAEDGQTQTLTGDKIILATGSVPVIPKMFEYDGQTVISSDEVLELEEVPESLIIVGGGVIGCEIGQFLKRMGCQITIVEMEKQLLPLEDDETAKQLARQFKKEKIKVITGNGIKGVEVTGSGVTATLSDDKIVEAQKMLVAIGRRSFCDQLNASAIGIEMDDRGRIIVNDKMETSVAGVYAIGDIVASPFLAHVASKEGIVAVYNAVKSADKQISYKAVPRCVYTDPEVASVGLTEKDCQAQGIEYKIGQFDFRALGKAQAMGKIQGFVKVIVDSDDVIIGAAVVGAHATDLLSELSLAVHAGLTAELVGDVIHAHPTLSEAIMEALHDVHGVSVHKG, encoded by the coding sequence ATGAAAATAATTGTAATTGGTGCCGGTCCAGGCGGATATGAAGCGGCAATCATGGCTGCAAAACTGGGAGCAGAAGTAACGGTAGTAGAAAAAAATCTGCCAGGTGGTACTTGTCTAAATCGTGGTTGTATTCCTACTAAGGCGTTATTGGCAACAGCTGATGCACTGGATATTATGCATAATGCTAAACAATTCGGGCTTACGCTGAATGAAAAAGCAGAAGCTGATTTTAAAGCCGTTATGGAACGCAAGAATAAGGTTGTTAGTGGTTTGGTAAAAGGGATTGAGTTTTTATTTAAAGCCAATAATGTAACCATGGTTAAAGGAGTCGGCAGTCTGGTTGATAAAAATACAGTCGAAGTTACTGCTGAAGATGGTCAAACCCAGACATTAACAGGGGATAAAATTATTTTGGCGACGGGTTCGGTGCCGGTTATTCCCAAAATGTTTGAATATGACGGTCAAACAGTGATAAGCAGTGATGAAGTCTTGGAATTGGAAGAAGTGCCAGAGTCCTTGATTATTGTAGGTGGTGGGGTTATCGGCTGCGAAATCGGACAATTTTTAAAGCGAATGGGATGCCAGATTACCATAGTTGAAATGGAAAAACAGCTGCTGCCATTGGAAGATGATGAAACTGCCAAACAGTTAGCCAGACAATTTAAAAAGGAAAAAATAAAAGTAATCACCGGTAATGGAATTAAAGGTGTAGAAGTCACTGGTTCAGGAGTTACAGCAACCCTATCGGATGATAAAATTGTCGAAGCGCAAAAAATGCTAGTGGCAATTGGACGTAGAAGTTTCTGCGATCAGCTTAATGCTTCGGCTATCGGGATTGAAATGGATGACCGGGGACGGATTATAGTAAATGATAAAATGGAAACCAGCGTAGCCGGAGTCTACGCGATTGGTGATATTGTCGCATCTCCATTTTTGGCTCATGTTGCCTCGAAAGAAGGAATTGTAGCGGTTTATAATGCGGTTAAGTCGGCTGACAAGCAAATATCCTATAAAGCTGTGCCACGTTGCGTATATACCGATCCGGAGGTGGCATCGGTTGGTTTAACAGAAAAAGATTGTCAAGCGCAAGGGATCGAGTACAAAATCGGACAATTTGATTTTAGAGCACTTGGTAAGGCGCAGGCGATGGGGAAAATTCAGGGGTTTGTCAAAGTCATAGTTGATTCTGATGATGTCATTATCGGCGCGGCGGTAGTTGGCGCTCATGCAACGGATTTACTGAGTGAACTAAGTTTGGCGGTTCATGCCGGATTAACAGCTGAGCTGGTGGGTGATGTGATTCATGCCCATCCAACTTTATCAGAAGCTATTATGGAAGCTCTCCATGATGTCCATGGGGTTAGCGTTCATAAAGGCTAA
- a CDS encoding M15 family metallopeptidase produces MEKIIRERSDDFVDLKVVIPDCLVDLKYFGNDNFVGERIEGYEADIAYATKRTALALKKVQDKLVKSGYGLKIFDAYRPVRAVKAFFEWGQEHENGLTKADYYPDFTRNEIFEKGFIASPSAHSRGSTVDLTLINLKSHQDIDMGGSFDFFSEVSYFDYKNLSEIQKKNRCWLRDIMMQEGFVPFEYEWWHFTLKDEPYKKICFDFIIR; encoded by the coding sequence ATGGAAAAAATAATAAGAGAAAGATCGGATGATTTTGTGGACCTAAAAGTTGTGATTCCAGATTGTTTGGTAGATTTGAAATATTTTGGCAACGATAACTTTGTTGGGGAACGGATTGAAGGCTATGAAGCAGATATAGCTTATGCGACAAAGAGAACTGCACTGGCGTTAAAAAAAGTTCAGGATAAGCTTGTGAAAAGTGGTTATGGCTTAAAGATTTTTGACGCTTACCGCCCTGTACGAGCAGTGAAAGCTTTTTTTGAATGGGGACAGGAGCATGAAAATGGTTTAACAAAAGCTGATTATTATCCAGATTTTACTAGAAATGAAATTTTTGAGAAAGGATTTATTGCCAGTCCTTCTGCTCATTCAAGAGGTTCTACTGTAGATCTTACACTGATAAATTTGAAAAGCCATCAGGATATCGATATGGGTGGATCATTTGATTTTTTTTCAGAAGTATCATATTTTGACTATAAAAACTTGTCTGAAATCCAGAAGAAAAACCGATGCTGGTTACGAGATATTATGATGCAAGAAGGATTTGTTCCTTTTGAATATGAATGGTGGCATTTCACATTAAAAGATGAACCATATAAAAAAATCTGTTTTGATTTCATCATTAGATAA
- a CDS encoding methylenetetrahydrofolate reductase C-terminal domain-containing protein: MLITQLKSKEVIESLTKGKTVIINCHGCKEVYFAEHEADTMQKELAESKEVTQIVTTDYICNPDNLKLQLKKHMETIEACDTILVFSCGVGIQTVANMFAEKRVYSCCDTYPLPGFQGVTPLNVDCGQCGECYLNYTGGICPITACSKSLINGQCGGAKNGMCEVDKDMECGWERIYRKLEKLDKLDTLKYAPKVRNYWNPNEEIEEKQ; the protein is encoded by the coding sequence ATGCTGATTACCCAACTAAAATCTAAAGAAGTCATCGAATCTCTGACAAAAGGGAAGACTGTTATCATCAATTGTCATGGCTGTAAAGAAGTCTATTTTGCAGAACATGAAGCAGATACAATGCAAAAAGAGTTAGCGGAATCCAAAGAGGTTACACAAATTGTAACGACTGATTATATATGTAATCCGGATAACCTAAAACTTCAGCTTAAAAAACATATGGAAACAATAGAAGCCTGTGATACCATTCTGGTATTCTCATGTGGAGTTGGAATCCAGACGGTTGCCAATATGTTCGCTGAAAAACGCGTCTATTCCTGCTGTGATACATATCCCTTGCCGGGTTTCCAGGGCGTCACTCCTCTGAATGTTGATTGTGGACAATGCGGAGAATGCTATCTGAATTATACTGGTGGGATCTGTCCAATTACAGCCTGTTCTAAGAGTCTGATCAATGGTCAATGCGGCGGTGCCAAAAATGGTATGTGCGAGGTTGACAAAGATATGGAATGTGGATGGGAACGAATCTACCGAAAGCTGGAAAAACTTGATAAACTGGATACCCTTAAATATGCTCCGAAAGTGCGTAATTATTGGAATCCAAATGAAGAAATTGAAGAAAAGCAATAA
- a CDS encoding amidohydrolase family protein, whose product MLYDAHIHCGLGQPFSVKNLDGEELKKGFRQMLENYLDMGIDRIRDGGDKWEAGLILKEIADEYPVTFLTPIFAIYKDGCYGEFLGQAVKNGDEACKRIRELKEKKADFIKIVLTGIMSFDVFGQTDPVQFSQTELKKMIDYTHELGLKAMVHVNTPEAIKMAIKAGADTIEHGYCIDDSCLELLAQSETIWVPTLAPFANIANCPKDHPMAVYREVSMMYFEGHKKAVRKGIELGVKIALGSDSGATLVPHGKGTLDELRFCHECGLSNVQLEESGAELFN is encoded by the coding sequence ATGTTATATGATGCGCACATTCATTGTGGATTAGGTCAGCCCTTTTCAGTTAAAAATCTCGATGGTGAAGAGCTTAAAAAAGGTTTTAGGCAGATGCTGGAGAATTATCTGGATATGGGGATAGACAGGATTAGGGATGGCGGAGACAAATGGGAGGCTGGTCTGATTTTGAAAGAAATCGCAGATGAATATCCAGTGACATTTTTAACTCCAATTTTTGCAATATATAAAGACGGGTGTTATGGCGAATTTTTGGGTCAGGCAGTTAAAAATGGAGATGAAGCCTGCAAAAGGATCAGGGAACTTAAGGAAAAAAAAGCTGACTTTATAAAAATTGTCTTAACAGGAATCATGAGTTTTGACGTATTTGGTCAGACTGATCCGGTACAATTTTCTCAAACAGAATTAAAAAAAATGATTGATTATACCCATGAACTAGGTTTAAAGGCGATGGTTCACGTCAATACACCGGAGGCCATCAAGATGGCAATTAAGGCTGGGGCTGATACGATTGAGCATGGGTATTGCATTGATGATTCTTGTCTGGAACTATTGGCTCAAAGTGAGACGATCTGGGTACCGACATTGGCCCCCTTTGCCAATATTGCAAACTGCCCTAAAGATCATCCGATGGCAGTATATCGAGAGGTTTCAATGATGTATTTTGAAGGACATAAGAAAGCAGTCAGAAAAGGCATTGAGTTGGGAGTGAAAATCGCACTTGGAAGTGACTCCGGCGCGACTCTGGTGCCTCATGGAAAAGGAACCCTTGACGAACTTAGGTTCTGCCATGAATGCGGGTTATCGAATGTGCAGTTGGAAGAAAGTGGAGCGGAGCTCTTCAATTAA
- a CDS encoding tetrahydrofolate dehydrogenase/cyclohydrolase catalytic domain-containing protein, with the protein MAAKLLSGKEVSESMLAEVLKDANELKEKGIQVKMAIMRVGEDPGSISYEKSIIKRMGNSNIEVESVQFPIDVTEVEFIDKLHAINEDRDIHAVLIFQPLPEQIDAEKIKYILSPEKDPDALNPTNLGKLMIADERGFFPCTAEGVMEMFKYYDIEVKGKDVVIINNSNVLGKPLAIMLTNEFATVTMCHVFTKDTPSYTKKADIVVTAAGIYGLVKPDMLNEDCILIDVAMAQMKDENKEFVLNEEGKKIRTGDAHVDCLEKVAMITSATPGCGGGTGPITTALLAKHVIKACKIQNDLL; encoded by the coding sequence ATGGCAGCAAAATTGTTAAGTGGAAAAGAAGTTAGTGAGTCCATGTTGGCAGAAGTTTTAAAGGATGCAAATGAATTAAAAGAAAAAGGCATCCAGGTTAAGATGGCAATTATGCGAGTGGGTGAAGATCCAGGATCCATTTCATATGAAAAAAGCATCATTAAACGAATGGGTAACTCCAATATCGAAGTAGAATCGGTTCAGTTTCCAATTGATGTAACTGAAGTGGAGTTTATTGATAAACTGCATGCTATTAACGAAGACCGAGATATTCATGCTGTATTGATCTTCCAGCCGCTTCCAGAACAGATTGATGCCGAAAAAATCAAGTACATTTTAAGTCCTGAAAAAGATCCGGATGCTTTAAATCCAACCAACCTTGGTAAATTAATGATTGCAGACGAGCGTGGTTTCTTCCCTTGTACTGCTGAAGGTGTTATGGAAATGTTCAAATATTACGACATTGAAGTAAAAGGCAAAGATGTTGTTATTATTAATAACTCAAATGTTTTGGGTAAACCGCTGGCAATCATGTTAACTAACGAATTTGCGACTGTAACTATGTGTCACGTATTTACTAAAGATACGCCTTCATACACCAAAAAAGCTGATATCGTTGTAACAGCAGCAGGGATCTATGGATTGGTTAAACCTGATATGCTTAATGAAGACTGTATCCTGATTGATGTAGCGATGGCTCAAATGAAAGATGAAAACAAAGAATTTGTCTTAAATGAAGAAGGTAAAAAAATCCGAACCGGTGATGCTCATGTAGATTGTCTTGAAAAAGTAGCAATGATTACTTCGGCAACACCAGGCTGTGGTGGAGGAACCGGACCAATTACCACCGCATTACTTGCAAAACATGTTATTAAAGCCTGTAAAATCCAGAACGACTTGCTTTAG
- the rsxC gene encoding electron transport complex subunit RsxC, with protein MEDYTKFKLKGKEELEALLADKNELFVMACSKCYKELENFDEPECGQFSELAKGQGKNIVGSVQVDFLCNEPLTKKTFESVLPGEAKNIVVISCGLGIQTIADMAEIPVYAGSDTIKVDGQHGMALTETLCEACAQCYLNETGGICPIVDCSKSLLNGQCGGAKNGKCEVNKEMDCGWQMIYERLEKQGRLEEWLQKPVEIRDYSKVNHKFVNEYVKAVRESRYDGYYGGIHPTEHKELSEELGLKRFPDPLNIVIPMSQHAGAPAEPVVAVGDQVKMGQLIAKANGLISSNIHSSVSGTVVAVEPRRHTVSGLDSLAIVIQSDGKNTLDESIKPAGDIDSLSADEIIELVRDKGIVGMGGAGFPTAVKLKAPKPIELVLLNGCECEPVLTADHRVLLEYADEVVYGLQAMMKASGAPKGVIAIEDNKPDAVELLEQKTAVLDNIEVVVAKTKYPQGAEKMLIKRVMGKSVPSGGLPMDVGAVVSNVSTAKAIADAIQTGMPLIERVVTVSGERMVEPQNFVIKIGTSVKEVVNQCGGVKGDDTTIKIGGPMMGFEVSDLNVPVLKCSNGVIAVETTVKEAVECIKCGRCADVCPMELRPLYYTKYATTENWEGFQTQNVMDCIECGCCEYICSSKIPIVERIKIGKTAIREGK; from the coding sequence TTGGAGGATTATACGAAATTTAAACTAAAAGGAAAGGAAGAACTTGAAGCACTTCTGGCAGATAAAAATGAACTGTTTGTGATGGCTTGCAGTAAATGCTACAAAGAGCTTGAAAACTTTGATGAGCCGGAATGCGGACAGTTTTCGGAACTTGCAAAAGGACAGGGTAAAAATATTGTCGGCTCAGTACAAGTTGATTTTCTTTGTAATGAACCTCTGACAAAGAAAACATTTGAATCAGTTCTTCCTGGAGAAGCGAAAAATATAGTTGTCATTTCTTGTGGCCTTGGTATTCAAACCATCGCTGATATGGCAGAAATTCCAGTTTATGCAGGAAGTGATACCATTAAAGTTGATGGTCAGCACGGAATGGCGCTGACAGAAACGCTATGTGAAGCCTGTGCCCAGTGCTATCTCAATGAAACAGGTGGTATATGTCCCATTGTTGACTGTTCGAAAAGCTTGTTAAATGGTCAGTGCGGGGGCGCTAAGAACGGTAAATGTGAAGTTAATAAAGAGATGGACTGCGGATGGCAGATGATTTATGAACGGCTGGAAAAACAGGGACGCCTGGAAGAATGGCTGCAAAAACCTGTGGAAATCCGTGATTATTCGAAAGTTAATCATAAATTTGTTAATGAATACGTAAAAGCAGTTCGCGAATCCCGTTACGATGGTTACTATGGTGGAATTCATCCTACTGAACACAAAGAACTAAGCGAAGAATTGGGTTTAAAACGATTCCCGGATCCTTTAAATATAGTAATACCAATGTCTCAACATGCCGGTGCGCCAGCTGAGCCAGTTGTAGCAGTTGGTGATCAGGTTAAAATGGGTCAGCTAATTGCTAAAGCAAATGGTTTAATCAGCAGCAATATTCACTCAAGCGTAAGTGGTACGGTAGTTGCTGTTGAACCGAGACGCCATACCGTCAGTGGACTGGATTCCCTGGCAATTGTTATTCAATCAGACGGAAAGAATACTCTTGACGAATCCATTAAACCTGCTGGTGATATTGACAGTTTATCGGCTGATGAAATCATTGAATTGGTTAGAGATAAAGGGATTGTCGGAATGGGTGGAGCCGGATTCCCAACAGCTGTTAAACTTAAAGCGCCAAAACCAATTGAACTGGTACTTTTAAACGGATGTGAATGTGAACCGGTTTTAACTGCGGATCATCGTGTACTGTTAGAATATGCTGATGAGGTTGTTTATGGACTTCAGGCTATGATGAAAGCATCAGGTGCGCCTAAAGGTGTTATTGCGATTGAAGACAACAAACCGGATGCAGTAGAACTTCTTGAGCAAAAAACAGCAGTACTAGATAATATCGAAGTGGTTGTAGCTAAAACTAAATATCCTCAGGGTGCTGAAAAAATGCTGATTAAACGGGTGATGGGTAAATCAGTACCAAGTGGTGGCCTACCGATGGATGTGGGAGCAGTAGTTAGTAACGTAAGTACTGCCAAAGCAATTGCGGACGCAATTCAGACAGGCATGCCTTTGATTGAGAGGGTTGTAACAGTATCTGGAGAACGGATGGTGGAACCACAAAACTTCGTGATTAAAATTGGTACTTCTGTTAAAGAAGTCGTTAATCAGTGTGGTGGCGTAAAGGGCGATGATACGACCATCAAAATCGGCGGTCCGATGATGGGATTTGAAGTGTCGGATCTGAATGTTCCGGTTTTAAAATGCTCAAACGGTGTAATTGCGGTTGAAACGACGGTTAAAGAAGCTGTTGAGTGTATTAAATGTGGTCGTTGTGCAGATGTTTGCCCAATGGAATTACGACCATTATATTATACAAAATATGCAACGACTGAAAACTGGGAAGGCTTTCAAACACAGAACGTCATGGATTGTATCGAATGTGGATGTTGTGAGTACATCTGCTCATCAAAAATTCCAATTGTTGAACGCATTAAAATTGGAAAAACTGCCATAAGGGAGGGTAAATAA